A stretch of Capricornis sumatraensis isolate serow.1 chromosome 10, serow.2, whole genome shotgun sequence DNA encodes these proteins:
- the PDE12 gene encoding 2',5'-phosphodiesterase 12 has translation MWRLPGVRAALRGVRTAVERRSRTEAASETSVGAMERAVVRCVPSEPKLSLSFALADGSHKNMQRDQSEPLGRALSRIATNALKGHAKVAAAKKSRKNRPNAGSGVACAGPGPGPEPEPAAACEPVVKLYYREEAVAEDVLNVDAWQDGAVLQIGDVKYKVERNPPTFTELQLPRYIMAGFPVCPKLGVEFGDPTGSLFRWYKETKPRAAEPEGGGPSSSSPSSPSPGWTETGVDERVYTPSNADIGLRLKLHCTPGNGQRFGPSRELESVCPVEAGPGTCTFDHRHLYTKKVTDDALIRTVSYNILADTYAQTEFSRTVLYPYCAPYALELDYRQNLIQKELTGYNADLICLQEVDRCVFTDSLVPALEAFGLEGVFRIKQHEGLATFYRKSKFSLLSQHDIAFHEALQSDPLHKELLEKLALYPSAQERVLQRSSVVQVSVLQSTKDSSKKICVANTHLYWHPKGGYIRLIQMAVALAHIRHVSCDLYPGIPVIFCGDFNSTPSTGMYHFVINSSIAEDHEDWTSNGEEERCNMSLSHFFKLKSACGEPAYTNYVGGFHGCLDYIFIDLNALEVEQVIPLPSHEEVTTHQALPSVSHPSDHIALVCDLKWK, from the exons ATGTGGAGGCTCCCAGGTGTCCGCGCCGCGCTTCGTGGGGTCCGCACGGCGGTGGAGCGGCGCAGTCGGACCGAGGCGGCGTCTGAGACCTCGGTGGGCGCGATGGAGCGCGCTGTGGTGCGCTGTGTGCCTTCCGAGCCTAAGCTAAGCCTGTCATTCGCGCTGGCCGACGGCAGCCACAAGAACATGCAGCGCGACCAGAGCGAGCCACTGGGTCGGGCTCTCAGCCGGATCGCTACCAATGCCCTTAAAGGCCACGCTAAAGTAGCCGCCGCCAAGAAGAGCAGGAAGAACCGGCCAAACGCAGGCAGTGGCGTGGCCTGtgctgggcctgggcctgggcctgagCCTGAGCCGGCTGCAGCCTGCGAGCCCGTGGTGAAGCTGTACTACCGGGAGGAGGCAGTAGCTGAAGACGTGCTCAATGTGGACGCCTGGCAGGACGGTGCGGTGTTGCAGATTGGTGATGTCAAGTACAAGGTGGAGCGTAACCCACCCACCTTCACCGAACTACAGTTGCCGCGCTACATCATGGCCGGCTTCCCGGTATGCCCCAAGCTCGGCGTCGAATTTGGGGATCCCACCGGTTCACTCTTTCGCTGGTACAAGGAAACCAAACCCAGAGCGGCGGAGCCTGAGGGCGGAGGCCCCTCGTCATCGTCTCCCTCTTCGCCCTCTCCTGGTTGGACCGAGACGGGTGTAGACGAGCGCGTCTACACCCCGTCAAATGCCGACATCGGGCTACGGCTCAAGCTTCATTGCACTCCGGGCAATGGGCAGCGCTTCGGGCCAAGCCGGGAGTTGGAAAGTGTGTGTCCAGTGGAGGCGGGGCCCGGCACCTGCACCTTTGACCACCGGCATCTCTACACAAAGAAGGTGACGGACGACGCTCTCATCCGCACAGTCTCCTACAACATTCTGGCTGACACATACGCCCAGACTGAGTTCTCGCGGACGGTCCTGTACCCATACTGTGCCCCTTACGCTTTGGAACTCGACTACCGCCAGAACCTTATCCAAAAGGAGCTCACGGGCTACAACGCCGACCTCATCTGTTTGCAGGAAGTTGACCGCTGCGTGTTTACAGACAGCTTGGTGCCGGCCCTCGAGGCCTTTGGCCTGGAGGGCGTGTTTCGAATCAAGCAGCATGAAGGCCTGGCCACTTTCTACCGAAAGTCCAAGTTCAGCCTCCTTAGCCAGCATGACATTGCTTTCCATGAAGCCCTGCAGTCCGACCCACTTCACAAAGAACTGCTGGAGAAACTAGCTTTGTATCCATCAGCGCAAGAAAGGGTGCTCCAGAGATCTTCTGTCGTTCAG GTTTCTGTTCTTCAGTCTACAAAGGACTCTTCTAAAAAGATATGTGTTGCGAATACCCATCTCTACTGGCACCCCAAAG GTGGGTACATTCGTCTCATTCAAATGGCAGTAGCCTTGGCTCACATTAGGCATGTCTCTTGTGATCTGTATCCTGGCATACCAGTTATATTTTGTGGGGACTTTAATAGTACCCCATCAACAGGAATGTATCACTTTGTCATCAACAGCAGCATTGCAGAGGATCATGAAGACTGGACTTCCAATGGGGAAGAGGAACGATGCAACATGTCTCTTAGCCATTTCTTCAAACTGAAAAGTGCTTGTGGTGAACCTGCTTACACAAATTACGTTGGTGGCTTTCATGGCTGTCTGGATTATATTTTCATTGACTTAAATGCTTTAGAGGTTGAACAGGTGATTCCATTACCTAGTCACGAAGAAGTTACTACCCACCAAGCCTTACCTAGTGTTTCCCATCCCTCTGATCACATAGCACTTGTATgtgatttaaaatggaaatag